In Camelus bactrianus isolate YW-2024 breed Bactrian camel chromosome 18, ASM4877302v1, whole genome shotgun sequence, one DNA window encodes the following:
- the PAM16 gene encoding mitochondrial import inner membrane translocase subunit TIM16: MAKYLAQIIVMGMQVVGRAFARALRQEFAASRAAADARGRAGHQSAAASNLSGLSLQEAQQILNVSKLSPEEIQKNYEHLFKVNDKSVGGSFYLQSKVVRAKERLDEELRIQAQEDREKEQPPKT, translated from the exons ATG GCCAAGTACCTGGCCCAGATCATTGTGATGGGCatgcaggtggtgggcagggccTTCGCTCGGGCCCTGCGGCAGGAGTTTGCAG CCAGCCGGGCAGCAGCTGATGCCCGAGGCCGCGCCGGACACCAGTCTGCAGCTGCCTCCAACCTCTCGGGCCTCAGCCTCCAGGAGGCACAGCAGATTCTCAACGTCTCCAAGCTGAGCCCTGAGGAGATCCAGAAG AACTACGAACATCTGTTCAAGGTGAACGATAAATCCGTGGGTGGCTCCTTCTACCTACAGTCAAAG GTGGTCCGAGCAAAGGAGCGCCTTGATGAGGAACTCAGGATCCAGGCccaggaggacagagagaaagagcagcCACCCAAAACGTGA
- the GLIS2 gene encoding zinc finger protein GLIS2 → MHSLDEPLDLKLSITKLRAAREKRERTLSAVRHRALHRELGLVDDSPTPGSPGSPPSGFLLNPKFPEKVEARFSAAPLVDLSLSPPSGLESPNGSSSLSPERQGNGDLPAVPAGPDLQPLRYLDGVPSSFQFFLPLGSGGALHLPASSFLTPPKDKCLSPELPLPKQLVCRWAKCNQPFELLQDLVDHVNDYHVKPEKDAGYCCHWEGCARHGRGFNARYKMLIHIRTHTNEKPHRCPTCSKSFSRLENLKIHNRSHTGEKPYVCPYEGCNKRYSNSSDRFKHTRTHYVDKPYYCKMPGCHKRYTDPSSLRKHIKAHGHFVSHEQQELLQLRPPPKPPLPAPDGSPYVSGAQIIIPNPAALFGGPGLPGLPLPLAPGPLDLSALACGNGGGGGGGGGMGPGLPSPVLPLNLAKNPLLPSPFGAGGLGLPVVSLLAGSAGGKAEGEKGRGVVPARALGMEGHKTPLERTESGRSRPSPDGLPLLPGTVLDLSTGVNSAASSPEALAPGWVVIPPGSVLLKPAVVN, encoded by the exons ATGCACTCCTTGGACGAGCCGCTCGACCTGAAGCTGAGCATCACCAAGCTCCGGGCGGCGAGAGAGAAGCGGGAGAGAACACTGAGTGCAGTCCGGCACCGAGCGCTGCACAGGGAGCTTGGCCTGGTGGACGACAGCCCCACTCCGGGCTCCCCAGGCTCCCCGCCCTCAG GCTTCCTGCTGAACCCCAAGTTCCCTGAGAAGGTAGAGGCACGCTTTTCAGCAGCCCCTCTGGTGGACCTCAGCTTGTCGCCGCCATCTGGGCTGGAGTCCCCCAATGGTAGCAGCTCGCTGTCCCCTGAGCGCCAGGGCAACGGGGACCTGCCTGCAGTGCCTGCCGGCCCG gaccTCCAGCCTCTTCGCTACCTGGACGGCGTCCCCAGTTCCTTCCAGTTTTTCCTGCCTCTGGGCTCTGGGGGTGCCCTGCACctgcctgcttcctccttcctcactcCCCCCAAGGACAAGTGCCTCTCGCCAGAGCTACCCCTGCCCAAGCAGCTGGTGTGTCGCTGGGCCAAG TGTAACCAGCCCTTCGAGCTCCTGCAAGACCTGGTGGATCATGTCAACGACTACCATGTCAAGCCCGAGAAGGATGCCGGCTACTGCTGCCACTGGGAGGGCTGCGCCCGCCACGGCCGCGGCTTCAATGCCAG GTACAAGATGCTCATTCACATCCGCACGCACACCAACGAGAAGCCGCACCGCTGCCCCACCTGCAGCAAGAGCTTCTCCCGCCTGGAGAACCTGAAGATCCACAACCGGTCGCATACAG GCGAGAAGCCCTACGTGTGCCCCTACGAGGGCTGCAACAAGCGCTACTCTAACTCCAGTGACCGCTTCAAGCACACGCGCACCCACTATGTGGACAAGCCCTACTACTGCAAGATGCCCGGCTGCCACAAGCGCTACACGGACCCCAGCTCGCTGCGCAAGCACATCAAGGCCCACGGCCACTTCGTGTCGCACGAGCAGCAAGAGCTCCTGCAGCTTCGCCCGCCCCCCAAACCGCCTCTGCCCGCCCCTGACGGCAGCCCCTATGTCAGCGGGGCCCAGATCATCATCCCCAACCCTGCTGCCCTCTTCGGAGGCCCTGGCCTGCCCGGCCTGCCGctgcccctggcccctggcccccttGACCTCAGCGCCCTGGCCTGTGGCAacggtgggggcggtgggggtggggggggcatgGGCCCTGGGCTGCCCAGCCCTGTCCTGCCCCTCAATCTGGCCAAGAACCCACTGCTGCCCTCGCCCTTTGGGGCTGGCGGACTGGGCCTGCCCGTGGTCTCCCTCCTCGCTGGCTCCGCTGGCGGCAAGGCTGAGGGGGAGAAGGGGCGTGGGGTGGTGCCGGCCAGGGCCCTGGGCATGGAGGGACACAAGACCCCCCTGGAGAGGACTGAGAGCGGCCGCTCCCGGCCAAGTCCCGACGGACTCCCCCTGttgccaggcaccgtgctggaCCTGTCCACGGGTGTCAACTCGGCGGCCAGCAGCCCAGAGGCGCTCGCTCCAGGCTGGGTGGTTATCCCGCCGGGCTCCGTGCTGCTCAAACCAGCCGTGGTGAACTGA